One Gossypium hirsutum isolate 1008001.06 chromosome A11, Gossypium_hirsutum_v2.1, whole genome shotgun sequence genomic window carries:
- the LOC107898753 gene encoding uncharacterized protein At5g65660, with amino-acid sequence MENHNLSPPHVDASRPSLGFPLGTALLLIIVFSLSGIFSCCYHWDKLRSLRGSFAHPHVDIEASPSESNPHSPVLKKNQSQSFSVLMPGDEIPKFIALPCPCEPPRVDKVEVKVEKPPKLPRFPVPLY; translated from the exons ATGGAGAATCATAATCTTTCCCCACCCCATGTGGATGCATCTCGACCCTCCCTCGGATTCCCCCTTGGCACCGCTCTCCTCTTGATCATCGTCTTCAGCTTGAGTGGCATCTTCTCTTGTTGCTACCACTGGGACAAGCTCAGATCACTCCGAGGATCTTTCGCTCATCCCCATGTTGATATCGAAGCCTCCCCCTCCGAATCCAACCCCCACTCGCCG GTTTTAAAGAAAAACCAAAGTCAGAGCTTCTCTGTGTTAATGCCAGGAGATGAGATCCCAAAGTTCATAGCATTGCCATGTCCATGTGAACCTCCAAGGGTAGATAAGGTTGAAGTGAAAGTGGAAAAGCCGCCCAAGCTGCCGCGTTTCCCAGTGCCATTATATTAG